A genomic window from Diospyros lotus cultivar Yz01 chromosome 2, ASM1463336v1, whole genome shotgun sequence includes:
- the LOC127794916 gene encoding uncharacterized protein LOC127794916 has product MAKSIRSKREKRLRALRRGIVQPFYDNKDAAKHAAQEAALAAPKLATRSADNGSGTTAMDMIASASATSASMDVEMAEGNQNLKPRGGIGKKKMKKIKIAKRKNRGKGKIRKKHI; this is encoded by the exons ATGGCCAAATCGATCAGGtcgaagagagagaagaggttAAGAGCTTTACGGAGAGGCATTGTCCAACCCTTCTACGACAACAAGGATGCTGCAAAGCACGCCGCCCAAGAAGCCGCTCTTGCCGCCCCCAAGCTCGCCACACGTTCCGCCGATAATGGCAGCGGCACCACCGCCATGGACATGATCGCCTCCGCCTCCGCCACCAGCGCCAGCATGG ATGTGGAGATGGCTGAGGGCAATCAGAACCTTAAACCTAGAGGTGgaattggaaagaagaagatgaagaaaatcaagatagctaaaagaaaaaatcgtGGTAAGGGCAAGATCAGGAAAAAGCACATTTAA